The DNA window TGCACGCAGCTTGGATAGGTCTGGAAGATGGGCGACATGAGGAACATGCGGACCATCACATTGCAGCTGCAAACTGAGCTTAAGGCTGAGTGATCCAGGACATCCAACACCGGGATTAAAACGCGATCAGATCCAGCGTGACCACAAGATAGTGTGGTTAGGGGCAGGAATCAACCCCAGCAGATGTGTATTTTTCTGACTGCGTAAAGGTCACAACATGCTTGTCACCCCAAGCTACCGAGCTAGCTGCACGGTAGACGCGTCGACTAAATTGCAAATTCTTAAGAGATCTTAAGGAGTCGAGTCGGGGCCGCCCGGACGAGATGTTGCTCGTCGCCCCGACCATCGCCCGCGCCCACATCAGATCTCAGTCGGGCCGACGTGGTGGCGCTTGCGGTAGCGGATCGAGGACCACACCGAGGCGGCGATGAAGGCCACACCGATCAGGCCGGTGAGCACTTCCGGCACGTGGTAGACGGTGCCCACCAGCATGATGATCGCCAGCACACCGATGGCGTAATGGGCGCCGTGCTCCAGGAATACGAATTCGTCCAACGTGCCCTTGTGCACCAGGTAGACCGTCATCGAGCGCACGAACATCGCGCCGATCGCCAGGCCCAGCATGATGATCACCACATCGCGGGTGATCGCGAATGCACCGATCACACCGTCGAACGAGAACGAGGCGTCCAGCACTTCCAGGTACAAAAAGGCGGCAATACCCGAGCGCTTGGCCGGGCCCATGCCATCTTCGCTCTCTTCAGCCTCGAACAGGGCGTCCACGCTGCCGACCAGCAGATACAGCAGGATGCCGCCCAACCCGGCGAACAGCACGCTCTGGAAGATGTCATTGGGCAAAAACAGCCTGGTGCCCAGCAGCACCGACACCGCCACGATCACCGACATCGCATCGGCCTTGCCCAGCTTGCCGACCAACCGCTCCAACGGGCCGAGCCAATGCAGCTTGCGGTCCTGATCGAACAGGAAGTTGAGGAACACCAGCAACAGGAACATGCCGCCGAAGGCGGCGATCGACGGGTAATGATCGGTCAGCACCTGGCTATAGCGGTCCGGCTCCTTCAGCGCCATCTGCATCACCGGCACCAGGCCCATGCCGGTGGCTACCGACACGATCACGATCGGGAACACCAGGCGCATGCCGAACACCGCGATCAGGATGCCGACGGTGAGGAACAACTTCTGCCAGAACGCGTTCATGTGTTTGAGTACGCCGGCGTTGACCACTGCGTTGTCGAACGACAACGACACTTCCAGCACGCTCAGCACCAGGCACAGCCATAGCGCCTGCCAGATCCCCA is part of the Xanthomonas fragariae genome and encodes:
- a CDS encoding DUF475 domain-containing protein → MFRDFRMSFLVTAICLGFAAWWGHTSAMGIWQALWLCLVLSVLEVSLSFDNAVVNAGVLKHMNAFWQKLFLTVGILIAVFGMRLVFPIVIVSVATGMGLVPVMQMALKEPDRYSQVLTDHYPSIAAFGGMFLLLVFLNFLFDQDRKLHWLGPLERLVGKLGKADAMSVIVAVSVLLGTRLFLPNDIFQSVLFAGLGGILLYLLVGSVDALFEAEESEDGMGPAKRSGIAAFLYLEVLDASFSFDGVIGAFAITRDVVIIMLGLAIGAMFVRSMTVYLVHKGTLDEFVFLEHGAHYAIGVLAIIMLVGTVYHVPEVLTGLIGVAFIAASVWSSIRYRKRHHVGPTEI